The Megasphaera stantonii genome includes a window with the following:
- a CDS encoding tRNA-dihydrouridine synthase, giving the protein MNSLFPHAAAPLAVGSKTMPNRIVIPPMADIIQKVPGNYVTEYMLQRYQAYTAGNPGMIVVEGSNVTEMRDVREAIGLWKDDFIPPLRRLAEIVKAGGAVGLIQISNVGLKVMDENSIADISREQFLSYKEDFIRAAVRCREAGFDGVELQGAHGYYLCQVIETSARDDEYGGSFENRIRLLVELVQDIKKACGSDFIVSARIGYPTIDGLIDLAKALESAGADLLSISTGTKNYDVPDDFPLDNKIYAASRVKQAVQIPVLAVGNIKSGEECELILKKGYADCIAVGRCHLADPAWSGKILAGQEPVPCRRCKPCRWFKDSSQCPARNEQEHA; this is encoded by the coding sequence ATGAATAGCTTATTTCCCCATGCAGCGGCGCCTCTGGCCGTGGGAAGCAAGACAATGCCCAATCGTATTGTCATACCGCCGATGGCCGATATTATCCAAAAGGTTCCGGGAAATTACGTTACGGAGTATATGCTGCAGCGGTATCAAGCCTATACGGCCGGCAATCCCGGGATGATCGTCGTGGAAGGAAGCAACGTGACGGAAATGCGGGATGTGCGCGAAGCTATCGGGCTGTGGAAGGACGATTTCATTCCCCCTTTGCGGCGGCTTGCTGAGATAGTCAAGGCCGGCGGAGCCGTCGGTTTAATCCAGATTTCCAACGTCGGTTTGAAAGTGATGGACGAAAATTCCATTGCCGATATCAGCAGGGAACAATTTTTATCCTATAAAGAGGATTTTATCCGGGCGGCAGTCCGCTGTCGTGAAGCGGGCTTTGACGGTGTCGAATTACAAGGCGCTCATGGATACTATCTCTGCCAGGTTATCGAGACGAGCGCGCGCGATGACGAATACGGCGGTTCCTTTGAAAATCGTATCCGCCTGCTCGTCGAATTAGTTCAGGATATTAAAAAAGCCTGCGGATCGGACTTTATCGTGTCCGCCCGCATAGGCTATCCGACGATAGACGGATTGATTGACCTGGCGAAGGCTTTAGAAAGCGCCGGCGCAGATCTGCTGAGCATTTCTACGGGGACGAAAAATTACGATGTGCCCGACGATTTTCCCCTCGACAATAAGATATACGCCGCGTCGCGCGTTAAGCAAGCCGTGCAGATTCCGGTCCTGGCGGTGGGAAATATCAAGAGCGGCGAAGAATGCGAATTGATTCTGAAAAAAGGATACGCCGACTGCATTGCCGTAGGCCGGTGCCATTTAGCTGACCCGGCGTGGTCCGGAAAAATATTGGCGGGACAGGAACCGGTGCCCTGCCGGCGCTGCAAGCCGTGCCGCTGGTTTAAAGATAGTTCGCAATGCCCGGCCCGCAACGAGCAGGAGCACGCATAA
- a CDS encoding alpha/beta hydrolase translates to MKIKAISQALALSLFLCSVGGAASASSTSQSLEICPTKEMVQLVSNVVYAQVPDRGYVSKAMTMDLLVPCGEGPYPAIVYINGGGFINANKDGYIQQRLELAEHGYVVASITYRIAPASTFPAPLEDVKSAIRYLRAHADQFHIDSQHIGVMGGSAGGYLAAFAGTTSGTRQFDSGDNLEQTSDVQAVVDLYGVSDLTAIGADYGPDVQELHRSPAATEALWINGSPVFGGKDGGIDANPEGAAAANPISYISEKTPPFLLMHGDADTVVSPSQTEILRAALAQHNVEAQRYVIKGAGHGGALWIQPEIMKLIIDFFDAHLK, encoded by the coding sequence ATGAAAATAAAAGCGATATCGCAAGCCCTCGCCCTAAGCCTGTTTCTCTGTTCTGTCGGCGGCGCAGCGTCCGCTTCCAGTACCAGCCAATCGCTGGAAATATGTCCAACCAAAGAAATGGTACAGCTTGTTTCCAACGTCGTCTATGCCCAGGTGCCCGATCGCGGCTACGTCAGCAAAGCCATGACGATGGATCTCCTCGTCCCCTGCGGAGAGGGTCCTTATCCGGCTATCGTATACATCAACGGCGGCGGCTTTATCAACGCCAATAAAGACGGCTACATCCAGCAGCGCCTCGAACTGGCCGAGCACGGCTACGTCGTCGCCAGCATCACCTATCGCATAGCGCCTGCATCGACCTTTCCGGCTCCGCTGGAGGACGTAAAATCAGCCATCCGGTATTTACGAGCCCATGCAGACCAGTTCCATATTGACTCGCAGCACATCGGCGTCATGGGCGGTTCAGCCGGCGGGTACTTAGCAGCCTTTGCCGGCACGACAAGCGGCACTCGGCAATTTGATTCCGGTGACAACCTGGAACAAACCAGCGACGTACAGGCCGTCGTCGATTTATACGGCGTATCGGATTTGACGGCCATCGGCGCCGACTACGGCCCAGATGTACAGGAACTGCACCGTTCTCCGGCAGCTACGGAAGCCCTGTGGATAAACGGCTCTCCCGTATTCGGCGGTAAAGACGGCGGCATAGACGCCAATCCCGAAGGCGCCGCCGCAGCCAACCCTATCTCCTATATTTCAGAAAAAACGCCGCCCTTCCTCCTGATGCACGGCGACGCCGACACAGTCGTTTCGCCCAGCCAGACGGAAATCCTTCGCGCCGCTTTGGCCCAGCACAACGTCGAAGCCCAGCGCTATGTCATTAAAGGAGCCGGTCATGGCGGAGCACTGTGGATACAGCCGGAAATCATGAAACTCATCATTGACTTTTTCGACGCCCATTTAAAATAA
- a CDS encoding YczE/YyaS/YitT family protein, translated as MKIFLLRNLYFILGIIINALGIALITKADLGTSPISSVPYVLCLHFTPTFGQFTFVMNMFFILAQILILRKRFRPIQFLQIGVVALFSVCIDLFMFLLSWVEPTVLILKLAALLAGCLILAFGICIEVAPNVLMVPGEGLVQAIAGTFRWRFGTVKIAFDTTLFLIACSMSFAFSGIGNFVGLGVGTIISMLLVGRFVNLVNIRFAFIHRISALAVLAAWNKRHHASNVSCRPTSH; from the coding sequence ATGAAAATTTTCCTTCTTCGCAACCTTTACTTTATCCTCGGCATTATCATCAACGCCTTGGGCATAGCCTTGATTACTAAGGCAGACCTGGGAACATCGCCTATTTCCAGCGTTCCCTACGTGCTATGTCTGCATTTCACGCCAACCTTCGGGCAGTTTACCTTTGTCATGAATATGTTTTTTATTCTTGCTCAAATACTGATCCTCAGAAAACGCTTCCGCCCGATTCAATTCTTGCAAATCGGCGTAGTCGCCTTATTCAGCGTCTGCATCGACCTTTTTATGTTCCTGTTATCCTGGGTTGAACCTACGGTCTTAATATTGAAGTTAGCAGCACTCTTAGCGGGCTGTCTAATCCTGGCATTCGGCATTTGTATTGAAGTGGCTCCTAATGTGCTCATGGTTCCCGGAGAAGGCTTGGTACAAGCGATTGCCGGGACATTCCGCTGGCGCTTTGGCACCGTAAAAATTGCCTTCGATACCACATTATTTCTGATTGCCTGCTCCATGTCCTTTGCTTTTTCCGGTATAGGCAATTTCGTCGGTCTTGGCGTCGGTACGATTATTTCTATGCTGCTCGTCGGCCGTTTCGTCAATTTAGTGAATATTCGCTTTGCCTTTATTCATCGCATTTCCGCCTTAGCCGTATTGGCGGCCTGGAACAAACGGCACCATGCGTCTAACGTGTCCTGCCGCCCCACATCGCATTAA
- the rplT gene encoding 50S ribosomal protein L20 — protein MARIKVGVTAHARHKKILKMAKGYRGTRSRLFKKANESVMKALFYARRDRRAKKREFRKLWIARINAAARAQGMSYSRFICGLTKAGVIVDRKMLADLAVNDAAAFAKLVDVAKAQ, from the coding sequence ATGGCTAGAATTAAAGTTGGCGTTACAGCACACGCTCGTCATAAAAAAATCTTAAAAATGGCTAAAGGCTACCGCGGTACCCGCAGCCGTCTGTTCAAAAAAGCTAATGAAAGCGTAATGAAAGCTCTGTTTTACGCTCGCCGTGACCGCCGCGCCAAGAAACGCGAATTCCGTAAATTGTGGATTGCCCGTATCAACGCAGCAGCCCGCGCTCAGGGCATGAGCTACAGCCGTTTCATCTGCGGCCTTACGAAAGCCGGCGTTATCGTTGACCGTAAGATGCTGGCTGACTTGGCTGTCAACGATGCAGCTGCCTTCGCTAAATTGGTAGACGTTGCCAAAGCGCAGTAA
- the rpmI gene encoding 50S ribosomal protein L35 encodes MPKLKTRRAAAKRFTTTGTGKFKRMKPYKSHILESKSPKRKRNLRKATLVSKTMNEAVRKMCPYI; translated from the coding sequence ATGCCGAAATTAAAAACACGCCGTGCAGCGGCAAAACGTTTTACAACTACTGGTACTGGTAAATTCAAACGCATGAAACCGTATAAGAGCCACATTTTGGAATCCAAATCTCCGAAACGTAAACGTAACCTGAGAAAAGCTACGCTCGTTTCCAAGACGATGAACGAAGCAGTTCGCAAAATGTGCCCGTACATCTAA
- the infC gene encoding translation initiation factor IF-3, with product MRINDQIRAREVRVVSDTNEQLGVMSLRSARQIAEERHMDLVEVAPNGKPPVCRIMNYGKYRYEQQKREKEAKKKQKVLIMKEVKLRPNIEDHDFYVKMKAAQRFLSEGSKVKVTIMFRGREMSHPELGRDLLMRFADELKETARVEKEPKIEGRNMTMVIAAVKGK from the coding sequence TTGCGTATCAACGATCAGATTCGAGCCCGTGAAGTCCGCGTGGTCAGCGATACTAACGAACAGCTTGGTGTAATGTCTCTCCGTTCTGCCCGCCAGATTGCGGAAGAACGCCATATGGATTTAGTAGAAGTTGCACCGAATGGCAAACCGCCCGTATGCCGCATCATGAACTACGGCAAATATCGGTATGAACAGCAAAAACGGGAAAAAGAAGCCAAGAAGAAGCAGAAAGTATTAATCATGAAGGAAGTAAAATTACGTCCTAACATTGAAGATCATGATTTTTACGTCAAGATGAAGGCTGCGCAGCGTTTCTTGAGCGAAGGAAGCAAAGTAAAGGTTACCATCATGTTCCGTGGTCGGGAAATGAGCCATCCGGAGTTGGGCCGAGACCTGCTGATGCGTTTTGCTGATGAGCTCAAAGAAACCGCCCGCGTAGAAAAAGAACCTAAAATTGAAGGCAGAAACATGACGATGGTCATCGCTGCCGTTAAAGGGAAGTAA
- a CDS encoding TerC family protein yields the protein MDALEATLLFDFSIVAQVILIDLALGGDNSIVIGMAAKNLPPHLQKRAIIYGTIGAIVLRFTLAFIVSWLFHIPFLKTVGGILLIGIGIKLIGARNEEEDVKVEAKDSLWAAVRTIILADALMSLDNVLGIVGVTGNHWGLLIFGMLISVPIIIFGSTIVVKVMNKFPILMYIGGAILGWAAGGMLATDHYLAEYVSFIAVYPSEVKAALLVVTLAGGFIWKHVHNRQDAAAA from the coding sequence GTGGACGCGTTAGAAGCGACGTTATTATTTGATTTCAGCATCGTGGCTCAGGTCATCTTGATCGATTTGGCTCTTGGCGGCGATAATTCCATCGTCATTGGCATGGCCGCTAAAAACCTGCCGCCCCATTTGCAGAAGAGGGCTATTATATACGGCACGATTGGGGCCATTGTCCTGCGGTTTACCCTGGCCTTTATTGTTTCCTGGCTCTTCCATATTCCCTTCTTAAAGACTGTCGGCGGCATACTGCTCATCGGCATCGGCATCAAGCTCATTGGAGCCCGCAACGAAGAGGAAGACGTAAAAGTCGAAGCGAAGGATTCTCTGTGGGCTGCAGTCCGTACGATTATTCTGGCCGATGCGCTCATGAGCTTGGACAACGTGTTGGGGATTGTCGGCGTCACGGGCAACCACTGGGGACTGCTCATCTTCGGCATGCTCATATCCGTGCCTATTATCATCTTCGGCAGCACCATCGTCGTCAAGGTCATGAATAAGTTCCCTATATTAATGTACATCGGCGGCGCAATCCTGGGCTGGGCTGCCGGCGGCATGCTGGCGACGGACCATTATCTGGCCGAATATGTCTCGTTCATCGCGGTGTATCCGTCGGAAGTCAAGGCGGCGCTGCTGGTCGTTACCTTGGCCGGAGGGTTTATTTGGAAACACGTCCATAATCGGCAGGATGCGGCCGCCGCATAA
- the larA gene encoding nickel-dependent lactate racemase: protein MLSHAHEYKAPKSEAELVADALANPIGSPRLSELAKGKKTCTIISSDHTRPVPSHVIMPQLLAELRKGNPDIDITILIATGMHRPTTHEELVAKYGKEIADHETFVIHDSRKDEDMVSIGTLPSGGECLINKAAANADLLIAEGFIEPHFFAGMSGGRKSVLPGIASKIAVLANHCSEFIDSPYARTGVLEGNPIHQDMLYAAKAAKLAFICNVVIDADKKVIAAFAGDSEQAHYAGVDFEMKLAGVKPVPADIVVTTNGGYPLDQNIYQSVKGMTAAEATCKEGGVIIDVSACSDGHGGEAFYNTLKDAADVQKAMDDILARGRNETVFDQWESQILLRMLLKYTIIMVTEAPKDMVEAMHMKYAASIDEALAMAKEIVAAKGVSKPKITIIPDGVSVIVKE, encoded by the coding sequence TTGCTTTCTCATGCTCATGAATATAAAGCACCGAAATCGGAAGCGGAATTGGTAGCTGACGCGTTGGCCAATCCAATTGGCAGCCCGAGGTTAAGCGAGCTGGCTAAGGGCAAAAAGACGTGCACGATCATATCCAGCGACCATACGCGTCCCGTTCCGAGTCATGTCATCATGCCGCAGCTGCTGGCTGAACTGCGGAAGGGAAATCCGGATATCGACATTACGATACTGATTGCTACGGGTATGCATCGGCCTACGACGCATGAAGAGCTAGTGGCGAAGTACGGAAAAGAAATAGCCGATCATGAAACATTTGTCATCCATGACAGTCGTAAGGATGAAGATATGGTCAGTATCGGCACCTTACCGTCGGGCGGCGAATGCCTCATCAATAAAGCGGCGGCCAATGCGGATTTGCTTATTGCCGAAGGATTTATTGAACCTCATTTCTTTGCTGGTATGTCAGGCGGCCGCAAATCCGTTCTTCCGGGCATTGCCAGCAAGATTGCAGTATTGGCAAACCACTGCTCGGAATTTATCGACAGCCCCTATGCCCGCACCGGCGTGTTGGAAGGCAATCCCATTCATCAGGACATGCTGTACGCTGCCAAAGCCGCTAAATTAGCCTTTATCTGCAACGTCGTCATCGACGCTGATAAGAAGGTCATTGCGGCATTTGCCGGAGACAGCGAACAGGCTCATTACGCCGGCGTAGATTTTGAAATGAAGCTGGCTGGCGTAAAACCTGTGCCGGCAGATATTGTCGTTACGACAAACGGCGGGTATCCGCTGGATCAGAATATTTACCAGTCCGTCAAGGGCATGACTGCTGCGGAAGCGACGTGCAAAGAAGGCGGCGTCATCATTGACGTATCGGCTTGCTCCGACGGCCATGGCGGCGAAGCGTTCTACAACACGCTGAAGGATGCGGCGGATGTACAGAAAGCCATGGATGACATCTTGGCTCGCGGCCGGAATGAAACAGTCTTCGACCAGTGGGAATCGCAGATTCTTCTGCGCATGCTGCTGAAATATACCATTATCATGGTAACGGAAGCGCCGAAAGACATGGTAGAAGCTATGCATATGAAATATGCCGCCAGCATAGACGAAGCCCTGGCTATGGCGAAGGAGATTGTCGCCGCCAAAGGCGTATCGAAACCGAAAATTACGATTATTCCTGACGGCGTATCGGTTATCGTGAAAGAGTAA
- a CDS encoding FAD-binding oxidoreductase yields the protein MAKGKVTPELIEEFKKIVGEKFVYTDADKLEPYSHDEVTDPHYMKMPQVVVLPATTEEVSKVVKLCYDNDIVMVPRAAGTGLAAGAVATFGGVIISIERMNKILEIDKDNMVCVTEPGVTTTVLQDAVKEKGLFYGGDPCSGDSCFIGGNVATNAGGNRAVKYGVTRDQVMGIEVVTPSGEVVTLGGKFRKNATGYMLMHLYIGSEGTLGIITKIYLKLVALPKYQMDLLAVFDNLDDAIALTPKIMNAGITPVCVEFMDNASIKQVEVFLNEKLQHSDVGNYIIVQIAGDSEDILDEQCEKIDELARENKALDVLVANPAVIWKSRKAYLEADRARSLVFSMEDIVVPMTDIPQAVQQISRLADKYNVAMHCAGHCGDGNVHIDILKDDRTQEEWEEMLPQIQSEIYELVYNLGGRLSGEHGIGYKRAALLAKYTNPVELKLMKAVKKALDPKNIMNPGKVVSINDEVPVEE from the coding sequence ATGGCAAAAGGTAAAGTTACACCGGAACTTATTGAAGAGTTCAAAAAAATCGTTGGCGAAAAATTCGTGTATACGGATGCTGACAAGCTCGAACCGTATTCTCATGACGAAGTAACCGACCCCCATTATATGAAGATGCCTCAGGTCGTTGTATTGCCGGCTACGACGGAAGAAGTTTCCAAAGTCGTTAAATTGTGCTATGACAACGATATCGTAATGGTACCGCGTGCAGCCGGCACAGGCCTGGCAGCTGGTGCTGTTGCTACGTTCGGCGGCGTTATCATTTCCATCGAACGCATGAATAAAATCCTCGAAATCGATAAAGACAACATGGTATGCGTTACGGAACCGGGCGTTACGACGACTGTCCTTCAGGATGCCGTTAAAGAAAAGGGTCTCTTCTACGGCGGCGACCCCTGCAGCGGGGACTCCTGCTTCATCGGCGGCAACGTTGCAACGAATGCCGGCGGTAACCGTGCCGTTAAGTATGGCGTAACCCGTGATCAGGTTATGGGTATTGAAGTTGTTACTCCGAGCGGCGAAGTTGTTACATTGGGCGGCAAATTCCGTAAAAACGCAACGGGCTACATGCTCATGCACTTGTACATTGGTTCCGAAGGTACTCTCGGCATTATCACAAAGATTTACCTGAAATTGGTTGCTTTGCCGAAATACCAGATGGACCTCTTGGCAGTATTCGACAATCTCGACGATGCTATTGCCTTGACGCCGAAGATCATGAATGCTGGTATTACTCCGGTCTGCGTAGAATTCATGGACAACGCTTCCATCAAACAGGTTGAAGTGTTCTTGAACGAAAAACTGCAGCATTCCGATGTTGGCAACTACATCATCGTTCAGATCGCCGGCGACAGCGAAGATATCCTCGACGAACAGTGCGAAAAGATCGACGAATTGGCTCGTGAAAATAAAGCTCTTGACGTATTGGTTGCTAACCCGGCTGTTATTTGGAAATCCCGTAAAGCATACCTCGAAGCTGACCGCGCTCGCAGCTTAGTATTCTCCATGGAAGATATCGTAGTCCCGATGACCGATATTCCGCAGGCTGTACAGCAGATTTCCCGCTTGGCTGACAAATACAACGTCGCTATGCACTGCGCTGGCCACTGCGGCGACGGCAACGTTCATATCGATATCCTGAAAGATGACCGTACGCAGGAAGAATGGGAAGAAATGCTTCCGCAGATTCAGAGCGAAATTTACGAACTCGTATACAACCTGGGCGGCCGTCTCTCCGGCGAACACGGCATTGGCTACAAACGCGCTGCGTTGTTAGCTAAATACACGAACCCGGTTGAATTGAAGCTGATGAAAGCCGTTAAGAAAGCTCTTGACCCGAAGAACATCATGAACCCGGGCAAAGTTGTCAGCATCAACGACGAAGTTCCTGTAGAAGAATAA
- the proC gene encoding pyrroline-5-carboxylate reductase, translating to MFKTIGICGTGNMGRAIVKGLAASGLIEPGNILLYNIHSAKAQALADETGASVVYSAAELAERSQGLIMAVKPHILPSSLEEVRGCVKEDTVIISIAAGLTLDRLAGCLPEKAKIIRVMPNTPSMVGEGMASVSPNAYATEEDVQAVLDIFRSFGKAEIMEERLIDAVCGVSGSAPAYVYMFIEALADGAVLEGMPRHTAYTFAAQTVLGAAKMVLESGMHPGKLKDDVCSPGGTTIEAVLALEQRGFRAAVAEAVIASAEKNKTM from the coding sequence ATGTTTAAGACCATCGGAATTTGCGGTACCGGCAATATGGGCCGGGCTATTGTGAAAGGACTAGCTGCATCCGGCTTGATAGAGCCGGGCAATATCCTGTTATACAATATTCACAGCGCAAAAGCGCAGGCCTTAGCCGATGAAACAGGGGCCTCCGTTGTCTATTCCGCAGCGGAGTTAGCCGAACGTTCGCAAGGGCTTATTATGGCAGTCAAGCCGCATATCCTTCCGTCATCGCTGGAAGAGGTACGGGGCTGTGTGAAAGAGGATACGGTGATTATTTCGATTGCCGCCGGCCTGACGCTGGACCGTTTGGCGGGATGCCTGCCGGAAAAGGCTAAGATCATCCGCGTAATGCCCAATACACCGTCGATGGTCGGCGAAGGCATGGCCTCTGTATCGCCGAATGCCTATGCGACGGAAGAAGACGTGCAGGCCGTGCTCGATATATTCCGCAGCTTCGGAAAGGCTGAAATTATGGAAGAACGCCTGATCGACGCCGTATGCGGCGTCAGCGGCAGCGCTCCGGCTTATGTATATATGTTTATCGAAGCCTTGGCAGACGGCGCCGTACTGGAAGGAATGCCGCGCCATACGGCGTATACCTTTGCCGCTCAGACCGTATTAGGCGCAGCCAAGATGGTGCTGGAAAGCGGCATGCATCCGGGAAAATTAAAAGATGACGTATGTTCGCCCGGCGGTACGACGATAGAGGCGGTCTTAGCTCTGGAACAACGGGGTTTCCGGGCAGCTGTCGCAGAAGCTGTCATAGCGTCGGCAGAAAAGAATAAAACGATGTAG